DNA sequence from the Oryza brachyantha chromosome 5, ObraRS2, whole genome shotgun sequence genome:
ATTATTATTTCACGCCATTCACTTATTCCTGTATTGAGTCAATCTAATTACTTTTGAAACACAAGCAATTTGCTTATGTGCtgattaatatattatagtaACATTGATGAATGCTGATCTTGtccattaatatattatagttTGACTGGATTTGTACTAACATctacaacaccaaattagtttcattaaatctaccgttgaatatgtttttatagtatatttatttcgTATTCAAAGTGTTGCTACATTTTTCTATGAATTTGGTTAAACTTAAGAGGTTTGACTTAGGACAAATCCAAAGTGACTTCTAATATGAAACTGAGGGAGTAAATTACATTTCCCTCAGAAATAAAATGATTCATCTTTCCTATGCAATTAAATGAAGGGCTAGATCATCTTTTGATTCTTCTCTTAATTCTTGTGCCCAGGTCTTAAAGAACCTATATTTGGGATTAGAGGgaatattcataaatatgcaAGCTTAAACAACATGTGTAGCTTGATTTGTgtgtttactttttttaataatctcTTCTTTTAACAGGGCATATTGATCATTCTGCTAGAGTCATGAAAATCATAACATGGAATAGATCCTTCAGAGCCATGCAAAATGGAGATGATGGGAAGGATGACTTTGAAAATGATGAATGGGAGACTTTGGCAACTGtcatagataaaattttagcctGGGAGAAAAAACTCTATGATGAAGTGAAGGTGATACTCATTCTCCTGATAAAAGaaatgctgtttttttttctgcaagaAATATAAACTTCTACATTCCTTACTAATTTTGAAGAAGTTGCAAGCATAGCTTTCTTTGTGGCTAAGATGTTGCTTCTTTGGCTACTTTTTTGAAATAGCTAAGACTTGAAGGGctaagaaaaagagaagaaaatataggTTAAGATCAAATATGATTGTAAAAAGAATGTCATGCACATGTTGTCTAGTAGAGTCTGCTAAaataatgtaattattttctgtGACATGGATAGACAGGCATTCTGATATTTATTCTCTACTAGAGTATTTATTTGGAGTTATGAGTATTGCCGAGCTGTACTGATTCTCTTTCTTCTGGGTGCCTTTTTGAAGACATAAAATTGAGAGTATACATATAATTACTAGGACAGATGCATACATGTGAGAATGCGCAACAATTAGCACAACACTTGATATTATTATGTGATATTagtctttatattataaattcatTGAAGGTATAGtagtatataataaataaaacaactatAAACTTGTTCTCTCCATAGGCAGGAGGCATTGTAGTCATCTCGATTGCATGATTTTTCCATTGACCTTTTAGAGTTTTATGTGTACCATTCTGATACTTGAATTCAAAATGAAcattagaaattttttctgACAGCGAATAACATAGATGGAATTTATACCATGATTTAGTCTATTACCACCTATTTTTGTGCAAATGAAGTTGGGAATAGCCTAACAGCTGGTAAGGGctctgaaaaatgaaaataatcatGAACGCTAAGGTAATTACATAGTAAAGTAGAAAAGTATCAAAATAGTTCTTATCAAATAGTTAATTGATGCTGTAGTTATTCCACATTATCATTGTTGAAATTTGTTACCCTTTTTGAGCTTCTACTAACACAGAGCTATGTCTCAATTGCACAGGCTGGAGAGCTTATGAAACTTGAATATCAAAGGAAGGTTGCTTTGTTAAATAGACAAAAGAAACACAATGCTGCCACTGAGGTTCTGGAGAAGACTAAAGCTGCTGTAACCCATTTACACACAAGATACATAGTTGATATGCAATCAATGGATTCAACTGTATCAGAAATTCAGCATCTCCGTGATAATCAACTTTATCCAAGACTTTTAGATCTTGCTGACAGGTAATTTATCCACATGATGCATCTTTACCATGAACATTATTTCTAGGTATTGTGACCATTGGCTTTTTATCGTGCgttaacaaaattaatagtgtactgtctgcaacaAATCTTCCCTCTTCTGTTGTTTGGCTTCATGGGTTCAGAGTTCATCTGAATAAACTACTCTCTCTCTTAAGATCTTACTATTGTATGGATATTTAGTTCTCTTATGAATAGATCTGGCAACTAACAATACTTTACATTCTTCATTTGGTCCTATGCTTTCAGGATGGCAAAAATGTGGGAAGACATGCACCTACACCATGAAAATCAGCTGAAAACCGTGTTAAATCTGAAATCAGTTGACATTTCTGATTCCCATATTGAGACAAGTGATCATCACCATAGCCACACCCGACAGCTACGTGATATTGTCGAAAAGTGGACCGCAAATTTTAGTGATCTCATGAGTTATCAAAAGGAGTATGTAAATGCTCTGTATAGCTGGTTGAAACTGAACCTTATACCCATAGAGAGCAGCTTAAAGGAGAAAGTAGCATCACCACCGAGGGCGCAGCAACCCCCTGTTAAAGCCCTCCTCCAAGCGTGGAATGAGCATCTAACTAAGCTGCCTGATGATCTTGCCAAGACTGCCATTGTCAGTTTTCGGGCAGTCCTGGACACCATATTAAGTGTTCAAGATGAAGAGTTGAAACAGAAGGAGACCTGTGAACACACTCGCAAGGAATACACACGGAAGGCTCGGGCTTTTGAGGATTGGTACCACAAGCATGCGCAGCGCAGGGCATTCGATGTCGATCCAGAGAGTGGGGAGGGGACAACCCAGAAGGACACAGTCGCAGAGAAGAGGTTCGCTGTGGAGAGCTTGAAGAACAAGCTGGACGATGAGGTGGAAGCCCACAACAAGCTATCGAAGCAGGTCAGGGAGAAGTCTCTTTCGATCCTGAAAGCACACCTGCCTGAGCTGTTCCGCGCCCTGACCGACTTCTCTCATGCTTCTTTCGACATGTACTCGAAGCTGAGGTTGATGTCACTCATGCAGGATCATCATCAGGGCAACAACTAAAGCTCAAACAACATGTACAGAGGAATTAGGATGCTAGCGAAATTTCTGCCAACTGTTGTAACGGTCATGTTGTTTCCTTgcccttccttttttttttgcggtaTGTGTAGCTCATCAGGTGAGAACAGCTGGGTGAGGTGGTCTGTCTATTGAAATTGTTGAGGTAATCTGCGGTTTGGTCTCTAGCAAATGGCAATTCCTTTTGCTGTGTGATGTTCTCCAGTTTTATTGGGTCTACATGTGGGCATGTGCCTATTTAGTGCCTCTGCATTTTGCCAAGCCTATGCTGCAAATTTTCTTTGTCAGACAGGAATAGACCcaagcaatttttttaaatttttgaaatatttttaataaataattttattactaaatcttaaaaaaaatatttttaccatatgAGCCTTTTGGTCGCGCCACTAACATTAGTGTGGCTGGTAGCTTACATAACAATGTTGTTTTGTCACACCACTCACAATGACATGATCAAAAGATttataccataaaaatattttctttcgagatttaataaaattatttattaaaaagtttagaaaataaaagagaacaTGACGCAAGCTTGGTGTCAGCCGGCCATTGGCTGGGCTGTGGGCCCACAAATCTAGGAAGCGAGCGTAAGGGAAGCCCAAGCCTAGGTAGCTGGAGCTGGACCAACAACAAGgcattgttgttgcggttgGGGCAAGATGCGGGTGGCAAGATCGACCCACACGGTAAAGCAAACTCAGAAAAGGACCAGGCGATTGAAGGCTTGCACAATGCACGGTTATGTACCGCGAGGAAAAGgacggaattttttttattaaataaacctttttagtaaataattttattactaaacgaccggacaaaattttttcaaaactaaatCTTTTGTCTACGCCAGTGTTGGTGGCGTAGTAAGACAACGCAGGCTGGTCGATGTGGCATGGCATGACAGTGTTGCCACTGGCAAGATAATGTTTCCACGCCACTGACAATGGCGTAGCAAGCCGTT
Encoded proteins:
- the LOC102706661 gene encoding protein ALTERED PHOSPHATE STARVATION RESPONSE 1-like: MGCAQSRIENEEAVARCKERRQWMKSAVAARNAFAAAHSMYAMSLRDTGAALSEFAHGEGVPPPPPPAATEEAAAAHGGVAADRLAPGGGMGGPGVPGVSPTSAAVDAMMPPPLPIDSLPPPPPPLPEFSPSPAKIHRSKSMPLPPQTKGPAVLHSDSIREEEEEEAAEIKEEEDDDGHLDDRRRRLRHRPQVPPLVSAPAPETPVTPQPPPPPPPDSKSGVDTWDYFFSMDEGMASIAPDDDEIIHEPEDEKFVPASPPRPPPSPPPRVAAPVPQEEFEEEPRTPEMVTPPPSLPPRPPGVSSKKKKGKGKHRAAHHQHTESAPPFTLVGGGKAGKVVPAELPRIDLLRVLAEIDDRFLKASESAGEVSKVLEANRMHYHSNFVDTRGHIDHSARVMKIITWNRSFRAMQNGDDGKDDFENDEWETLATVIDKILAWEKKLYDEVKAGELMKLEYQRKVALLNRQKKHNAATEVLEKTKAAVTHLHTRYIVDMQSMDSTVSEIQHLRDNQLYPRLLDLADRMAKMWEDMHLHHENQLKTVLNLKSVDISDSHIETSDHHHSHTRQLRDIVEKWTANFSDLMSYQKEYVNALYSWLKLNLIPIESSLKEKVASPPRAQQPPVKALLQAWNEHLTKLPDDLAKTAIVSFRAVLDTILSVQDEELKQKETCEHTRKEYTRKARAFEDWYHKHAQRRAFDVDPESGEGTTQKDTVAEKRFAVESLKNKLDDEVEAHNKLSKQVREKSLSILKAHLPELFRALTDFSHASFDMYSKLRLMSLMQDHHQGNN